A section of the Leminorella richardii genome encodes:
- a CDS encoding SDR family oxidoreductase, which translates to MNARVLENKVAVITGAASGIGEAIAKTYAQQGAKILAVDINGERLQQVTQEIKDAGGEVIAVVADVVEEQPVIDFFALAMKNWGRVDLLVNSAGRDSLSPPVSETTLEEWNKTIGPNMTAVFLCCREAFRIMEKQSSGGRIINIGSSSARLASCPGHSPYRASKHGMMGFSKNILLEGMKKNIGVTVLNPSHVKTPMTEVIDTGIYDGNLPAYTDGWLDEKELKEGIHASCIDVENVSELALYIATRTPDVTIPQMALYPTHKAHRYGMEV; encoded by the coding sequence ATGAATGCACGCGTTCTGGAAAATAAAGTTGCAGTGATCACTGGGGCTGCTTCAGGAATTGGTGAAGCAATTGCCAAAACCTATGCTCAACAAGGCGCCAAAATTCTGGCGGTAGACATTAACGGCGAGCGCCTGCAGCAGGTAACACAGGAAATTAAAGACGCCGGTGGTGAAGTGATTGCCGTGGTCGCTGACGTAGTAGAAGAGCAGCCTGTCATCGACTTCTTCGCTCTGGCGATGAAAAACTGGGGACGCGTGGATTTGCTGGTTAACAGCGCTGGCCGCGACTCTCTGTCTCCGCCAGTGTCAGAAACGACGCTGGAAGAGTGGAACAAAACCATTGGCCCTAACATGACTGCCGTTTTCTTATGCTGTCGCGAAGCGTTTCGGATCATGGAAAAACAGAGCAGCGGTGGCCGCATTATCAATATCGGTTCTTCATCTGCACGCTTAGCCTCCTGCCCAGGCCACAGCCCTTACCGCGCCTCTAAGCACGGCATGATGGGCTTTAGTAAAAACATCCTGCTGGAAGGCATGAAGAAAAATATCGGTGTCACCGTGTTGAACCCATCACACGTAAAAACGCCGATGACCGAAGTGATCGATACGGGTATCTATGACGGCAACCTGCCTGCCTATACCGACGGCTGGTTAGATGAAAAAGAGCTGAAAGAGGGCATTCACGCCAGCTGTATCGACGTAGAAAACGTCTCTGAACTGGCGCTGTATATCGCCACCCGCACGCCGGATGTCACCATTCCACAGATGGCGCTTTATCCGACCCACAAAGCCCACCGTTACGGTATGGAAGTGTAG
- a CDS encoding type II toxin-antitoxin system RelE/ParE family toxin, with amino-acid sequence MENDITFEYTLTVKHCIDNIANHLRRIGIEPRSAIGDILAQFESAVGQFPHGCQICPELLKIGCAKYREYNHAEGYRVLYSVDGTLVTAHAVLSHRQDIQQLLFNRLIMA; translated from the coding sequence ATGGAAAACGATATTACCTTTGAGTACACCCTTACGGTAAAACACTGCATTGACAATATAGCGAATCACCTCCGTCGTATCGGTATCGAGCCGCGTTCGGCTATTGGCGATATTCTGGCGCAGTTTGAGAGCGCCGTTGGTCAATTTCCGCATGGGTGCCAGATTTGCCCTGAACTGCTGAAAATTGGCTGCGCAAAGTACCGTGAATATAACCATGCCGAAGGTTATCGGGTTTTGTATTCCGTTGATGGAACGTTAGTGACAGCGCATGCGGTTCTGTCACACCGTCAGGATATACAGCAGCTGCTGTTTAACCGCCTGATAATGGCGTGA
- the deoC gene encoding deoxyribose-phosphate aldolase, with amino-acid sequence MTITSAELAGMIDHTFLKPFGDAAPIKTLCDEAKRYQFAMVAINPGEVENCVPLLAGSKVRIGAAIGFPLGQMTVAAKAFETRDAIEKGATEIDTVINIRALQSGREDIVRQEIKDMVSICKPKGVICKVILETCYLTDAEKVRVCEIAAEEGVDFVKTSTGFGTAGATVKDVALMRKTVGSRCGVKASGGVRTLEEALAMVEAGATRIGTSSGISIVEALKAREAQ; translated from the coding sequence ATGACAATTACCTCAGCAGAACTGGCAGGCATGATCGACCATACGTTTCTAAAACCGTTTGGCGATGCGGCTCCCATCAAGACACTGTGTGACGAAGCAAAGCGCTATCAGTTTGCCATGGTGGCGATTAACCCCGGCGAAGTAGAAAACTGCGTGCCGCTGTTAGCGGGAAGCAAAGTGCGCATCGGTGCGGCGATTGGTTTTCCTCTGGGCCAAATGACGGTAGCGGCGAAAGCCTTCGAAACCCGAGATGCGATCGAGAAGGGCGCAACGGAAATCGATACAGTGATCAATATTCGCGCACTTCAGTCAGGACGAGAGGACATCGTTCGCCAGGAAATCAAAGACATGGTGTCTATTTGCAAGCCAAAGGGCGTCATTTGCAAAGTGATCCTGGAAACGTGCTATCTCACTGACGCAGAAAAAGTGCGAGTGTGTGAAATCGCCGCTGAAGAGGGTGTCGATTTTGTCAAAACTTCCACGGGGTTTGGTACCGCTGGTGCGACAGTAAAAGACGTCGCGCTGATGCGTAAAACTGTCGGCAGTCGCTGCGGCGTTAAGGCCAGCGGCGGTGTGCGCACCCTAGAGGAAGCGCTGGCGATGGTCGAAGCGGGCGCAACTCGTATCGGCACTTCCAGCGGTATCTCTATCGTTGAGGCTTTGAAAGCCAGAGAAGCACAGTAG
- a CDS encoding type II toxin-antitoxin system Phd/YefM family antitoxin: protein MKVETISYIKRNAATLDLSEPILVTQNGVPAYVIESYEQQQERENAIAMLKLLTLSEKDKSEGRVLSKEQLLGGIAD from the coding sequence ATGAAAGTAGAAACCATCAGCTACATCAAAAGAAACGCGGCGACGCTTGACCTGTCCGAACCCATCTTGGTGACGCAAAACGGGGTGCCGGCCTACGTGATCGAGTCTTATGAGCAGCAGCAGGAGCGGGAAAACGCTATCGCGATGTTGAAGCTGCTTACCCTTTCAGAGAAGGACAAATCCGAAGGGCGGGTGTTGTCAAAAGAGCAGCTGTTAGGCGGTATTGCTGACTAG
- a CDS encoding galactitol-1-phosphate 5-dehydrogenase produces the protein MTQKQMSAAVLHAPGDLRYQSVAMPELTEQRNVLVKVRATGICGSDIGRVLNFGTYNFPTVPGHEFAGEITDLLPEVTQFKVGDRVAIAPLMPCHQCSSCQRGNYSLCDNYDFLGSRSDGGFAEYVSVPEQNLIRLPDNVTYAEAALIEPAAILLHGIHKINLSLGDKVAVIGCGALGYFAIQFARLSGAEVIAIDVAQDKLDLAKQAGADVCINAADVDAVKEVLALTAGQGVDRVFECAGNNISRQTGLSVLRKQGTMLIFGSAHSDVSFPAANFEKILRHELHIVGSWNSYSVPFPGREWFEIVNLLGKRQLQMLPFVSHRFSLAEAPAVFARFKEKTIGSYNKILFEMKE, from the coding sequence ATGACTCAAAAACAGATGTCGGCTGCCGTCCTACACGCACCGGGAGATTTACGCTATCAGTCAGTAGCGATGCCGGAACTGACAGAACAACGTAATGTATTAGTCAAAGTGAGAGCGACCGGGATCTGCGGTTCAGATATCGGACGAGTGTTAAACTTTGGCACCTATAACTTCCCTACCGTTCCCGGCCATGAATTTGCCGGTGAAATCACTGACCTGTTACCGGAAGTCACTCAGTTTAAGGTGGGCGACAGAGTCGCCATCGCACCACTGATGCCCTGCCATCAGTGTTCTTCCTGCCAGCGAGGCAACTATTCACTGTGCGATAACTACGACTTTCTGGGTTCCCGCAGCGACGGCGGTTTTGCCGAGTACGTCTCGGTACCGGAACAGAATCTAATCCGCCTGCCGGACAACGTTACCTATGCCGAAGCGGCTCTGATTGAGCCTGCGGCTATCCTGCTGCACGGGATCCATAAAATTAACCTGAGTTTGGGAGATAAGGTCGCCGTGATCGGCTGTGGCGCACTGGGCTATTTCGCCATTCAGTTCGCCCGCCTTTCTGGGGCAGAAGTGATTGCCATCGACGTAGCGCAAGACAAGCTGGATCTGGCCAAGCAGGCCGGTGCCGATGTTTGTATTAATGCGGCAGATGTTGATGCAGTAAAAGAGGTGCTCGCGCTCACCGCTGGGCAGGGGGTCGATCGCGTATTCGAATGTGCGGGCAATAATATTTCCCGCCAGACCGGGCTTTCTGTCCTGCGCAAGCAGGGTACGATGCTGATATTCGGTTCAGCCCATAGCGACGTCAGCTTTCCGGCGGCTAATTTTGAGAAAATCCTGCGCCACGAGCTGCATATCGTCGGTTCATGGAACTCCTATTCAGTACCGTTCCCCGGCCGAGAGTGGTTTGAAATCGTTAATCTGCTAGGGAAACGCCAGCTGCAGATGCTGCCGTTTGTGTCCCATCGATTCTCGCTGGCTGAAGCGCCCGCCGTTTTCGCCCGCTTTAAAGAGAAAACGATTGGCAGCTATAACAAGATCCTGTTTGAAATGAAGGAATAG
- a CDS encoding zinc-dependent dehydrogenase: MKAAYFYAPGDVRCEETDVPAIADNELLVEVKASSICGTDQRIFKNGHFKIPAGEKRVLGHEISGVIAQVGQLTSTFKVGQRVSFTPNIGCGHCEFCRSGYNQMCPDYEAFGISLDGGFQQYMRVPAEAISGNNLFLLPDNVGFDEASLIEPLSCCYNAFSELKVNYDDTVLVIGAGPIGACHVMLAKVAGAKKVIVADIRDSRLESILQFGADVTINSAEQDLHRQVMQETGGRGVDVVITAASVADLQTQSIGLLATHGRVCFFGGLGQKQLVPIDTNLVHYKGLKLLGTTGSSNQDYYQSLRLVAEGRINLAPLVSYRFPVSEINDAFATAASGNGMKCLIVNEGN, translated from the coding sequence ATGAAAGCAGCCTATTTTTACGCCCCAGGTGACGTGAGATGTGAAGAGACGGATGTTCCGGCTATTGCAGATAACGAGCTTCTGGTTGAGGTGAAGGCCTCTTCAATTTGCGGCACTGACCAGCGCATTTTCAAGAATGGACACTTCAAGATCCCCGCAGGAGAAAAGCGCGTGCTTGGGCACGAGATATCTGGGGTGATTGCGCAAGTTGGTCAACTTACCTCGACGTTTAAAGTCGGCCAGCGCGTCTCTTTTACGCCGAACATCGGCTGTGGCCACTGCGAATTTTGTCGAAGTGGCTACAACCAGATGTGCCCCGACTACGAGGCGTTCGGTATTAGCCTTGACGGCGGTTTCCAGCAATATATGCGGGTTCCGGCGGAGGCTATCAGCGGTAATAACCTGTTCCTGCTGCCGGACAACGTTGGCTTCGATGAGGCCTCGCTGATTGAGCCGCTTTCCTGTTGTTACAACGCCTTTAGCGAGCTGAAGGTGAATTATGACGATACGGTACTGGTCATCGGCGCGGGTCCTATCGGCGCCTGTCACGTGATGCTGGCGAAGGTCGCCGGGGCGAAGAAGGTGATTGTGGCCGATATTCGCGATAGCCGTCTGGAAAGCATTCTTCAGTTTGGCGCTGATGTCACTATCAATAGCGCGGAGCAGGATCTGCATCGACAGGTGATGCAAGAAACCGGAGGCCGCGGGGTGGATGTCGTTATCACTGCTGCGTCCGTTGCTGACCTACAAACCCAGAGCATTGGCCTGCTGGCGACTCATGGCCGAGTGTGTTTCTTTGGCGGTTTGGGGCAAAAGCAGCTGGTACCGATAGATACCAATCTGGTGCACTACAAGGGTCTGAAGCTGCTTGGCACGACGGGTTCCAGCAATCAGGACTACTATCAGTCGCTGCGGCTGGTCGCAGAAGGCCGGATAAATCTGGCGCCTTTGGTGAGCTATCGCTTCCCCGTTAGCGAGATTAATGATGCATTCGCAACCGCAGCCAGCGGTAACGGCATGAAATGTTTAATTGTGAACGAAGGGAATTAA